A stretch of Henckelia pumila isolate YLH828 chromosome 4, ASM3356847v2, whole genome shotgun sequence DNA encodes these proteins:
- the LOC140864127 gene encoding protein LIGHT-DEPENDENT SHORT HYPOCOTYLS 4-like, whose protein sequence is MDPIKTQLEMISPVINFTEAAAVSADSGVMGSTCISPAGSSQLSRYENQKRRDWNTFGQYLRNHRPPLALSRCSGAHVLEFLRYLDQFGKTKVHTQLCPFFGHPNPPAPCPCPLRQAWGSLDALVGRLRAAYEENGGMPETNPFGARAVRLYLREVRDSQSKARGISYEKKKKKRKKLPSAILPSPS, encoded by the coding sequence ATGGACCCAATAAAAACCCAATTAGAAATGATCTCTCCAGTCATCAATTTCACCGAGGCCGCCGCCGTCTCTGCTGACTCAGGAGTGATGGGTTCTACTTGTATATCACCAGCAGGCTCCTCCCAGCTCAGCCGCTACGAGAACCAGAAACGCCGGGACTGGAACACTTTCGGGCAGTACCTCCGTAACCACCGCCCCCCTCTGGCGCTATCCCGCTGCAGCGGAGCTCACGTGCTGGAATTCCTCCGATACCTTGACCAGTTCGGAAAAACCAAGGTCCACACTCAGCTCTGTCCTTTCTTCGGCCACCCCAATCCCCCTGCCCCTTGCCCCTGCCCTCTCCGTCAGGCCTGGGGCAGCCTCGATGCCCTCGTGGGCCGACTCCGGGCAGCTTACGAGGAAAATGGAGGCATGCCCGAAACCAACCCGTTCGGGGCACGGGCAGTTAGGCTTTACTTGCGTGAAGTTCGTGATTCACAGTCTAAGGCAAGAGGCATCAGCTacgagaagaagaagaagaagcgcAAGAAATTACCATCTGCAATATTGCCATCACccagttaa
- the LOC140865621 gene encoding casein kinase 1-like protein 10 isoform X2 has protein sequence MDHVVGGKFKLGRKIGSGSFGELYLGVNIHTGEEVAVKLESVKTKHPQLHYESKLYMLLQGGTGVPHIKWYGVEGEYNAMAIDLLGPSLEDLFNYCNRKLTLKTVLMLADQLINRVEYMHSRGFLHRDIKPDNFLMGLGRKANQVYIIDYGLAKKYRDLQTHKHIPYRENKNLTGTARYASVNTHLGLEQSRRDDLECLGYVLMYFLRGSLPWQGLKAGTKKQKYDKISEKKMLTPIEVLCKSYPSEFVSYFHYCRSLRFDDKPDYSYLKRLFRDLFIREGYQFDYVFDWTMLKTPQIGSSSRARPMGKLPLHLGPSVERVEKIPEIRGKSSGAAEAFVRGNGSNSGLLGDHLRQRTLEDVPSSKDVHIDSERGHVSRTVSTSKRAVVSSTRPSSSGDPSDNRNGRLGAGRDRLSTTQRLLPGFESKSSTLTRPHPTRVVRDDTFRSFDLLTIGSGKKK, from the exons ATGGATCATGTTGTTGGTGGAAAGTTCAAGCTTGGTAGAAAGATTGGTAGCGGATCTTTTGGAGAGCTTTATTTGG GAGTAAATATACATACCGGAGAAGAAGTTGCTGTGAAGCTG GAATCTGTTAAAACTAAGCATCCTCAGCTTCATTATGAATCGAAGTTGTACATGCTCCTTCAGGGTGGAA CTGGAGTTCCTCACATAAAATGGTATGGAGTTGAAGGCGAATACAATGCCATGGCTATTGATCTTCTCGGGCCTAGCTTAGAAGATCTGTTCAATTATTGCAATAGAAAGCTCACATTGAAAACAGTTCTAATGCTTGCTGATCAGTTG ATTAATCGAGTTGAATACATGCACTCTCGAGGTTTTCTTCACCGTGATATAAAGCCTGATAACTTCTTAATGGGCCTGGGACGCAAAGCAAATCAG GTATACATCATTGATTATGGGCTTGCGAAGAAGTACAGAGATCTTCAAACGCATAAGCATATACCTTACAG GGAAAATAAAAATCTCACAGGCACAGCTCGTTATGCTAGTGTAAACACCCATCTTGGACTTG AACAAAGTAGAAGGGATGATTTAGAatgtcttggctacgtccttaTGTACTTCCTTAGAGGAAG TCTTCCCTGGCAAGGGTTAAAAGCTGgcacaaagaaacaaaaatatgACAAAATTAGTGAGAAGAAGATGCTTACGCCCATAGAA GTGCTTTGTAAATCTTATCCATCAGAGTTTGTTTCATATTTTCATTATTGCCGATCCCTTCGGTTTGACGACAAGCCTGATTACTCATACTTGAAGAGACTTTTCAGAGACCTATTTATTCGAGAAG GTTATCAGTTTGATTATGTGTTTGATTGGACTATGTTGAAGACTCCACAGATTGGCTCCAGTTCTAGAGCACGA CCGATGGGGAAGTTACCATTACATTTGGGACCATCAGTCGAAAGAGTAGAAAAAATTCCAG AGATTCGAGGCAAATCCTCTGGTGCTGCGGAAGCATTTGTTCGAGGGAATGGTTCAAATTCAGGCTTGCTGGGGGATCATTtgaggcaaagaactttggagGATGTACCATCATCTAAAGATGTG CATATCGACTCTGAAAGGGGTCATGTTTCTCGGACTGTTAGTACCTCAAAGAGGGCAGTGGTATCAAGCACCCGGCCAAGCTCCTCAGGAGATCCCAGTGACAATCGTAATGGACGGTTGGGAGCAGGTAGAGATCGTCTATCAACCACGCAAAGATTACTTCCTGGATTTGAGTCTAAATCATCTACGCTCACTCGGCCTCATCCCACTAGAGTTGTCCGTGATGATACTTTTCGTAGTTTTGATTTGCTGACAATTGGCTCGGGGAAAAAGAAATGA
- the LOC140865621 gene encoding casein kinase 1-like protein 10 isoform X1, whose product MDHVVGGKFKLGRKIGSGSFGELYLGVNIHTGEEVAVKLESVKTKHPQLHYESKLYMLLQGGTGVPHIKWYGVEGEYNAMAIDLLGPSLEDLFNYCNRKLTLKTVLMLADQLINRVEYMHSRGFLHRDIKPDNFLMGLGRKANQVYIIDYGLAKKYRDLQTHKHIPYRENKNLTGTARYASVNTHLGLEQSRRDDLECLGYVLMYFLRGSLPWQGLKAGTKKQKYDKISEKKMLTPIEVLCKSYPSEFVSYFHYCRSLRFDDKPDYSYLKRLFRDLFIREGYQFDYVFDWTMLKTPQIGSSSRARQPMGKLPLHLGPSVERVEKIPEIRGKSSGAAEAFVRGNGSNSGLLGDHLRQRTLEDVPSSKDVHIDSERGHVSRTVSTSKRAVVSSTRPSSSGDPSDNRNGRLGAGRDRLSTTQRLLPGFESKSSTLTRPHPTRVVRDDTFRSFDLLTIGSGKKK is encoded by the exons ATGGATCATGTTGTTGGTGGAAAGTTCAAGCTTGGTAGAAAGATTGGTAGCGGATCTTTTGGAGAGCTTTATTTGG GAGTAAATATACATACCGGAGAAGAAGTTGCTGTGAAGCTG GAATCTGTTAAAACTAAGCATCCTCAGCTTCATTATGAATCGAAGTTGTACATGCTCCTTCAGGGTGGAA CTGGAGTTCCTCACATAAAATGGTATGGAGTTGAAGGCGAATACAATGCCATGGCTATTGATCTTCTCGGGCCTAGCTTAGAAGATCTGTTCAATTATTGCAATAGAAAGCTCACATTGAAAACAGTTCTAATGCTTGCTGATCAGTTG ATTAATCGAGTTGAATACATGCACTCTCGAGGTTTTCTTCACCGTGATATAAAGCCTGATAACTTCTTAATGGGCCTGGGACGCAAAGCAAATCAG GTATACATCATTGATTATGGGCTTGCGAAGAAGTACAGAGATCTTCAAACGCATAAGCATATACCTTACAG GGAAAATAAAAATCTCACAGGCACAGCTCGTTATGCTAGTGTAAACACCCATCTTGGACTTG AACAAAGTAGAAGGGATGATTTAGAatgtcttggctacgtccttaTGTACTTCCTTAGAGGAAG TCTTCCCTGGCAAGGGTTAAAAGCTGgcacaaagaaacaaaaatatgACAAAATTAGTGAGAAGAAGATGCTTACGCCCATAGAA GTGCTTTGTAAATCTTATCCATCAGAGTTTGTTTCATATTTTCATTATTGCCGATCCCTTCGGTTTGACGACAAGCCTGATTACTCATACTTGAAGAGACTTTTCAGAGACCTATTTATTCGAGAAG GTTATCAGTTTGATTATGTGTTTGATTGGACTATGTTGAAGACTCCACAGATTGGCTCCAGTTCTAGAGCACGA CAGCCGATGGGGAAGTTACCATTACATTTGGGACCATCAGTCGAAAGAGTAGAAAAAATTCCAG AGATTCGAGGCAAATCCTCTGGTGCTGCGGAAGCATTTGTTCGAGGGAATGGTTCAAATTCAGGCTTGCTGGGGGATCATTtgaggcaaagaactttggagGATGTACCATCATCTAAAGATGTG CATATCGACTCTGAAAGGGGTCATGTTTCTCGGACTGTTAGTACCTCAAAGAGGGCAGTGGTATCAAGCACCCGGCCAAGCTCCTCAGGAGATCCCAGTGACAATCGTAATGGACGGTTGGGAGCAGGTAGAGATCGTCTATCAACCACGCAAAGATTACTTCCTGGATTTGAGTCTAAATCATCTACGCTCACTCGGCCTCATCCCACTAGAGTTGTCCGTGATGATACTTTTCGTAGTTTTGATTTGCTGACAATTGGCTCGGGGAAAAAGAAATGA